In Aristaeella hokkaidonensis, the following are encoded in one genomic region:
- a CDS encoding M50 family metallopeptidase, whose translation MYILLALLLLAILITVHEFGHFLAARAMKIDVREFAVGMGPKIVGWKSRKYETEFSIRAIPLGGFCAFYGEDDTTGESKDDPRAFPKQNVWKRLCVIFAGPLMNFVLAFVVGTVFFWVNGVTTGVRYDHYISDVMAAGPAYSAGLQAGDVITEINGANMLDGTYETVLNTIGDWKEGDAPLKMVIRRGEETFETELTPVLDEKENKMRIGVVIANVAHAITEPETFLGGLKHSGELCVNVSGAIIEALKNMVTKGEGFEDTRGPVGIISEVSQRVKTYGMEEFIWLLAMLSVNLGLMNLLPIPGLDGSRLVFGLVEVVRRRPVPAEKEAMVHLIGMVFLFGVMIFFTFRDVMRIFG comes from the coding sequence GTGTATATTTTATTGGCGTTGCTGCTTTTGGCGATATTGATTACAGTACATGAATTCGGGCATTTCCTGGCGGCCCGGGCGATGAAGATCGACGTACGGGAATTTGCCGTTGGAATGGGTCCGAAGATTGTGGGCTGGAAGAGCCGGAAATATGAAACGGAATTCAGTATCCGGGCGATTCCGCTGGGTGGATTTTGCGCTTTTTATGGTGAGGATGACACAACGGGAGAATCCAAGGATGATCCCCGTGCCTTCCCGAAGCAGAACGTGTGGAAACGACTGTGCGTGATTTTTGCGGGTCCGCTGATGAACTTTGTGCTGGCATTTGTGGTGGGAACTGTTTTTTTCTGGGTAAACGGTGTCACTACAGGTGTGAGATATGATCACTATATTTCCGATGTGATGGCAGCCGGTCCGGCTTATTCGGCTGGACTGCAGGCAGGAGACGTAATCACGGAAATCAATGGTGCGAATATGCTGGACGGTACCTATGAAACGGTACTGAATACCATCGGAGACTGGAAAGAAGGGGACGCTCCGCTGAAGATGGTCATCCGCAGAGGAGAAGAAACCTTTGAAACAGAGTTGACACCGGTTCTGGATGAGAAGGAAAACAAAATGCGTATTGGCGTGGTAATCGCCAATGTTGCGCATGCTATAACGGAGCCGGAAACATTCCTCGGAGGTCTCAAACATTCCGGGGAATTATGCGTCAATGTATCCGGGGCAATAATAGAAGCACTGAAGAATATGGTGACCAAAGGCGAGGGCTTTGAGGACACCAGGGGACCGGTGGGAATTATCAGCGAGGTTTCACAACGGGTGAAGACCTATGGCATGGAAGAATTTATCTGGCTGCTGGCAATGCTTTCCGTTAACCTGGGTCTGATGAATCTGCTGCCAATCCCAGGACTGGACGGAAGCCGGCTGGTTTTCGGACTTGTGGAGGTTGTACGGCGCAGGCCGGTACCGGCGGAAAAGGAAGCCATGGTACACCTGATCGGTATGGTGTTTCTGTTTGGCGTTATGATTTTCTTCACATTCAGAGACGTGATGAGGATATTTGGATAA
- the ispG gene encoding flavodoxin-dependent (E)-4-hydroxy-3-methylbut-2-enyl-diphosphate synthase, whose product MGSKMTKTVKVGDLLLGGGNPVLVQSMTNTDTRDAEATLKQICALHDAGCDIVRVSVYDEACAEAVKTLAAKSPVPLVADIHFDYKLAIRSAENGIAKLRINPGNIGGEARVRELADCAKAYGIPIRIGVNSGSVEKDLLAKYGGPTAECLVESALGHARMLEKAGFYDIVLSMKSSDVKLTIDAYRLAHERCDYPLHLGVTEAGLPGQGTIKGAIGIGALLADGIGDTIRVSLSGDPLPEAKAAWDILRALNLRTRGVQLIACPTCGRTCIPVEQIARRVEAELSDVTVPLKVAVMGCIVNGLGEGKEADVGIAGGKDGGALFVKGQEPRKVKGDLAEILIAEVKRIIAEKQ is encoded by the coding sequence GTGGGAAGTAAAATGACGAAAACGGTTAAGGTTGGAGATCTCCTGCTCGGCGGCGGAAATCCTGTATTGGTTCAGAGCATGACGAACACGGATACCCGGGACGCGGAAGCGACGCTGAAGCAGATCTGCGCGCTGCATGACGCAGGCTGCGACATTGTACGGGTTAGCGTGTACGACGAAGCCTGCGCGGAGGCGGTGAAAACACTGGCTGCGAAGAGCCCCGTACCGCTGGTGGCCGATATCCATTTTGACTACAAGCTGGCGATCCGCTCTGCAGAGAACGGCATTGCGAAACTACGCATCAACCCCGGAAACATCGGCGGGGAAGCCCGGGTACGGGAACTGGCGGATTGTGCTAAGGCATACGGCATTCCTATCCGGATCGGCGTAAACAGCGGATCAGTGGAAAAAGACCTGCTGGCAAAATACGGCGGACCGACGGCGGAATGCCTGGTGGAAAGCGCGCTGGGACATGCGCGGATGCTGGAAAAAGCGGGGTTTTACGACATTGTGCTGAGTATGAAGAGCAGCGACGTGAAGCTGACGATTGACGCTTACCGGCTGGCGCATGAACGCTGCGATTACCCCCTGCACCTGGGCGTAACGGAAGCGGGACTGCCAGGACAGGGCACGATCAAGGGTGCCATCGGTATTGGCGCGCTGCTGGCGGACGGGATCGGCGACACGATCCGGGTGAGCCTGAGCGGCGATCCGCTGCCGGAAGCCAAGGCTGCCTGGGATATCCTGCGGGCCCTGAACCTGCGGACACGGGGCGTTCAGCTGATCGCCTGCCCCACCTGCGGACGGACCTGTATCCCGGTGGAACAGATTGCGCGCCGGGTGGAAGCAGAGCTTTCCGACGTGACGGTTCCGCTGAAGGTGGCTGTGATGGGTTGTATCGTAAACGGCCTGGGCGAAGGTAAGGAAGCAGACGTGGGCATTGCCGGCGGCAAGGACGGCGGAGCGCTGTTTGTGAAGGGTCAGGAACCGAGAAAAGTGAAAGGCGATCTGGCCGAAATCCTGATTGCCGAAGTAAAAAGGATTATTGCAGAGAAACAATGA
- a CDS encoding PolC-type DNA polymerase III — protein sequence MSYEDLMARVARDIPELAGKLSSPRIVYVKSLKKTYITFESSVLAGEKEFLKLGTILREMFPGRPLAVRIISPGLKADFLEDPTPYRQVLDDFLRRNYPMARGWIGKIGWRMEKNQLTETADLPGGENGEGLLTLVFPDDISLQVMRKSDVGPRLAKAIKEIFAANLRVEMTVEGTREERLRRMKEERENTTLTVTAEEMAKRYGTGIATEKEAVPKKPAGEKKPVKKDAPAEKTEVKVSPVSPDAKSIGKPIIGRSVADKPVEIKELKSDSGLVVVQGEVFKLEQKELKGGEMLLVTFAVTDYTSSILCKVFFRYRSRYMKKEEAEATPITDEERAAVREKVDRIKEGMCVKVRGECLYDNFARDLSISVRDLVETEKEERMDTAEEKRVELHMHTNMSTMDALTPVDKLIKRAADWGHPAVAVTDHGVLQSYPAAFRAAKGKIKLIPGCEGYLIDEKPVFEDPDDRPYDGPVVVLDFESTGLNTGKARIIEIGAVKLEDGTVIDSFEQLVDPGEPLGPEITNITGINDVMLQGQPKAAEALPKLMEFIGDLPIAAHNAHFDASLLKAELKRLDRTLDVPVMDTLSYARKLYPDLKSFRLAALCKHLGVSLKNAHRAVHDATATAHCLQRMFEETREKHPDVVSEKDLNAALTGGAIGESWHIILLAKNRTGLVNLNRLVSISHLDYFKRVPHMPRHIIQKYREGLILGSACEAGELFRAVVNREDHERIKQIASFYDYLEVQPIGNNAFMLRDGQASSEEELRDLNREIVKLGEELNIPVVATGDVHFMDPKDAVGRAIIQAGMKFADADLQPPLYFKTTNEMLEEFSYLGAEKAKEIVIDNPRKIAEQVEEIKLFPKHPKGEDTFQPFWDDAEDRIQQMTWDTAEELYGSPLPEIVEARLKKELKSIVGYGYCTLYSIAQKLVSRSLQDGYLVGSRGSVGSSLVARMCGITEVNALPPHYRCTHCRKGFFDVDKSQYHVGVDLPDKNCPECGQPLTKDGFDIPFEVFLGFEGDKVPDIDLNFSGEYQNRAHHYVEELFGHDHVFRAGTISGLADKTAYGYVLKYLEERGIQAGNAEKERLALTCTGVKRTTGQHPGGMVVVPLEYEIYDFTAVQHPADDLESDFTTTHFDFNSMHDILVKLDCLGHDDPTMLHELELLTGINFKDVPLDDPGVRSLFASPEALGVTTEDILCNTGTYGVPEFGTGFVRGMLEETKPHTMEELLRISGLSHGTDVWLGNAQEIIASGVATLSECVCCRDDIMNYLIDKGVKPKLAFTTMESVRKGKGLKPEMEQAMIDQNVPDWFMDSCKKIKYMFPKGHAVAYVTMSLRVAWFKLHEPLAYYCAYFTVRGDGFDASTMLLPPADSRKKIKEIRNMDSPSARDKDIATCLELILEMNMRGIRFLPVDLYKSDIRRFLIEDGNIRCPFISLPGLGESAAIPIVEARKDGPFISIEDLQNRGKVGSSVIETLRTHGSLQGLSETNQISMF from the coding sequence ATGAGCTACGAAGATCTGATGGCGCGCGTTGCGCGGGATATTCCGGAACTGGCAGGAAAACTGTCATCTCCCAGAATTGTCTATGTCAAATCTTTGAAAAAAACCTATATTACCTTTGAAAGCTCCGTACTGGCAGGGGAAAAGGAATTCCTGAAGCTGGGGACAATCCTGCGGGAAATGTTCCCCGGACGTCCACTGGCGGTACGGATTATTTCGCCTGGGCTGAAGGCGGATTTCCTGGAGGATCCGACGCCTTACCGCCAGGTGCTGGATGACTTCCTGCGCAGGAACTATCCCATGGCCCGGGGCTGGATCGGCAAGATCGGCTGGCGGATGGAAAAGAACCAGCTGACCGAGACAGCGGACCTTCCCGGCGGAGAAAACGGGGAAGGCCTGCTGACGCTGGTTTTTCCGGATGATATCAGCCTGCAGGTGATGCGGAAAAGCGACGTGGGGCCCCGCCTGGCCAAGGCGATCAAGGAGATCTTCGCGGCCAACCTCCGGGTGGAGATGACTGTGGAGGGAACCCGGGAAGAACGCCTGCGCCGGATGAAGGAAGAACGCGAGAATACGACGCTGACCGTGACCGCGGAAGAAATGGCGAAACGGTACGGAACCGGCATCGCAACGGAAAAGGAAGCGGTGCCGAAGAAGCCTGCCGGCGAGAAAAAGCCGGTGAAGAAGGATGCTCCGGCAGAAAAGACAGAGGTAAAAGTTTCTCCGGTGAGCCCGGACGCAAAGTCCATCGGCAAGCCGATAATCGGCCGCAGCGTGGCGGACAAGCCGGTGGAGATCAAGGAGCTGAAAAGCGACAGCGGCCTGGTAGTGGTCCAGGGCGAGGTTTTCAAACTGGAGCAGAAGGAACTGAAGGGCGGCGAAATGCTGCTGGTAACCTTCGCGGTGACCGACTATACCAGTTCCATCCTGTGCAAGGTGTTCTTCCGCTACCGCAGCCGGTACATGAAGAAGGAAGAGGCCGAAGCTACGCCGATTACCGACGAAGAGCGGGCAGCCGTCCGGGAGAAAGTGGACCGGATCAAGGAAGGCATGTGCGTCAAGGTACGCGGCGAGTGCCTGTATGACAATTTTGCCAGGGATCTGAGCATCTCCGTGCGGGACCTGGTGGAAACAGAAAAAGAGGAGCGGATGGACACCGCGGAGGAAAAGCGGGTCGAGCTCCATATGCATACCAATATGTCCACTATGGACGCACTGACGCCGGTTGATAAACTGATCAAACGGGCGGCAGATTGGGGACATCCGGCGGTAGCCGTGACGGACCACGGCGTGCTGCAGTCCTACCCGGCGGCTTTCCGGGCAGCCAAGGGAAAGATCAAGCTGATCCCCGGCTGCGAAGGTTACCTGATCGACGAGAAGCCTGTTTTTGAGGATCCGGATGACCGGCCGTATGACGGACCGGTGGTGGTGCTGGACTTTGAAAGCACAGGCCTGAATACCGGCAAGGCGAGAATTATCGAGATCGGCGCCGTGAAGCTGGAAGACGGTACGGTGATTGACAGCTTTGAGCAGCTGGTGGATCCCGGCGAGCCGCTGGGACCTGAAATCACAAACATTACCGGCATCAATGACGTGATGCTGCAGGGACAACCGAAGGCGGCGGAGGCACTGCCGAAGCTGATGGAGTTTATCGGTGACCTGCCCATTGCGGCGCATAACGCACACTTTGATGCAAGCCTGCTGAAGGCGGAGTTGAAGCGCCTGGACCGGACCCTGGACGTGCCGGTGATGGATACGCTGAGCTACGCGCGGAAACTGTATCCTGACCTGAAATCCTTCCGCCTTGCGGCACTGTGCAAACACCTGGGCGTCAGCCTGAAGAACGCCCACCGGGCGGTGCATGACGCGACGGCCACAGCCCATTGCCTGCAGCGGATGTTTGAGGAGACTCGGGAGAAACACCCGGACGTCGTTAGCGAAAAGGACCTGAATGCCGCACTGACCGGCGGCGCCATCGGAGAGAGCTGGCACATTATCCTGCTGGCGAAAAACCGGACCGGCCTGGTGAACCTGAACCGGCTGGTATCCATCAGCCACCTGGATTATTTCAAGCGTGTGCCGCATATGCCCCGACATATAATCCAGAAGTACCGGGAAGGCCTGATCCTGGGCAGCGCCTGCGAAGCGGGCGAACTGTTCCGGGCGGTGGTGAACAGGGAAGATCATGAACGGATTAAGCAGATTGCGTCCTTCTACGATTACCTGGAGGTTCAGCCCATCGGCAACAATGCCTTTATGCTACGGGACGGACAGGCTTCCTCCGAGGAAGAACTGCGGGATCTGAACCGGGAAATTGTCAAGCTTGGTGAGGAACTGAATATTCCGGTTGTGGCCACAGGCGACGTGCATTTCATGGATCCGAAGGACGCCGTTGGCCGGGCAATTATCCAGGCTGGTATGAAATTTGCCGACGCAGACCTTCAGCCGCCACTGTACTTCAAGACGACGAACGAGATGCTGGAGGAATTCTCCTATCTCGGCGCGGAAAAAGCAAAGGAAATCGTCATTGATAATCCCCGGAAGATCGCGGAACAGGTGGAGGAAATCAAGCTGTTCCCGAAACATCCGAAGGGTGAGGATACATTCCAGCCGTTCTGGGACGACGCGGAGGACAGAATCCAGCAGATGACCTGGGATACGGCGGAGGAACTGTACGGTTCCCCGCTGCCGGAAATCGTGGAAGCACGGCTGAAGAAGGAACTGAAATCCATCGTGGGATACGGCTACTGCACGCTGTATTCCATTGCCCAGAAGCTGGTTTCCCGTTCCCTGCAGGACGGCTACCTGGTCGGCAGCCGCGGCAGCGTCGGCTCCAGCCTGGTCGCCCGGATGTGCGGAATCACAGAGGTGAACGCGCTTCCGCCGCATTACCGCTGCACCCACTGCCGCAAAGGATTCTTTGACGTGGACAAGAGCCAGTATCACGTGGGTGTGGACCTGCCGGACAAGAACTGTCCGGAATGCGGCCAGCCCCTGACCAAGGACGGATTTGATATCCCCTTCGAAGTATTCCTTGGCTTCGAGGGAGATAAGGTGCCTGATATCGACCTGAACTTCTCGGGTGAATACCAGAACCGGGCTCACCATTACGTGGAAGAACTGTTCGGACACGATCACGTGTTCCGCGCGGGTACCATCTCCGGTCTGGCGGACAAGACCGCATACGGCTATGTGCTGAAATACCTGGAGGAACGCGGGATCCAGGCAGGCAACGCCGAAAAGGAACGTCTGGCCCTGACCTGTACCGGCGTCAAACGGACTACCGGCCAGCATCCGGGCGGCATGGTTGTTGTGCCGCTGGAATACGAGATCTACGACTTTACCGCGGTACAGCATCCGGCGGATGACCTGGAAAGCGACTTTACCACCACGCACTTCGACTTCAACAGTATGCATGACATCCTGGTGAAGCTGGACTGCCTGGGTCATGATGACCCGACAATGCTGCATGAGCTGGAACTGCTGACAGGGATCAACTTCAAGGACGTGCCGCTGGATGATCCCGGCGTGCGCAGCCTGTTTGCCTCTCCCGAAGCGCTGGGCGTGACAACGGAAGACATCCTGTGCAATACCGGAACCTACGGCGTGCCGGAATTCGGTACAGGCTTCGTGCGGGGCATGCTGGAAGAGACAAAGCCCCATACCATGGAGGAACTGCTGCGGATTTCCGGTCTGAGCCATGGTACGGACGTGTGGCTGGGCAACGCCCAGGAGATTATCGCGTCCGGCGTTGCGACACTGAGCGAATGCGTCTGCTGCCGTGACGATATTATGAACTACCTGATCGACAAGGGCGTGAAGCCGAAGCTGGCATTCACCACCATGGAAAGCGTCCGTAAAGGCAAGGGCCTGAAGCCTGAGATGGAACAGGCCATGATAGACCAGAATGTGCCTGACTGGTTTATGGACAGCTGTAAGAAGATCAAGTACATGTTCCCGAAGGGACACGCGGTGGCTTATGTGACGATGAGCCTGCGTGTGGCCTGGTTTAAACTGCATGAACCGCTGGCATACTACTGCGCCTATTTCACGGTGCGCGGCGATGGCTTTGACGCATCGACCATGCTCCTGCCGCCGGCGGATTCCAGAAAGAAGATCAAGGAAATCCGGAACATGGATTCACCGTCCGCAAGGGACAAGGATATCGCGACCTGCCTGGAACTGATCCTGGAAATGAACATGCGCGGGATCCGTTTCCTGCCTGTTGATCTTTATAAGAGCGACATCCGGCGCTTCCTGATTGAGGACGGCAATATCCGCTGCCCCTTCATCAGCCTGCCGGGCCTGGGAGAAAGCGCAGCAATTCCGATCGTTGAAGCACGGAAGGATGGCCCGTTCATCAGTATTGAAGACCTGCAGAACCGGGGCAAAGTCGGATCATCCGTGATCGAAACGCTCCGCACCCATGGATCCCTGCAGGGACTGAGTGAAACCAACCAGATCAGTATGTTCTGA
- a CDS encoding Ppx/GppA phosphatase family protein yields the protein MRAAVIGIGSNSVRSLLVDVAGTEFKRLRRDREGTRLFAGLDEAGNLDRESMEKTVAAVRRMASDAAHQGAEKLAIFATSAARDAANGTEFMATVERETGIPLRIISGEEEAELSFLGASAAAKAERCGMIDIGGGSTEIAIGTPAGIESAFSCQMGAVRLYRRLRLDRKEDMKPVEVAAAEILDEKLREYPGLVLPETWVGTGGTFTTLAAMALGQPWTNRTNVQGTVITCEKIREIGEKLAGMNVEERKQLPGLQPSRADIVVHGICILLGVMGRLGMDRITVSEWGNLDGYITKNYCCDSL from the coding sequence ATGAGAGCTGCCGTGATCGGGATCGGATCCAATTCGGTAAGGAGTCTTCTGGTGGATGTTGCCGGGACGGAATTTAAACGCCTCCGGCGGGATCGTGAGGGGACGCGCCTGTTTGCCGGTCTGGACGAGGCAGGCAACCTGGACCGGGAAAGCATGGAGAAAACCGTGGCTGCGGTCCGGCGAATGGCATCCGATGCGGCACATCAGGGAGCCGAAAAGCTGGCGATCTTTGCGACCAGCGCCGCCCGGGACGCGGCAAACGGCACCGAATTCATGGCAACAGTGGAGCGGGAGACCGGAATTCCGCTCAGGATTATCAGCGGGGAGGAAGAAGCGGAACTGAGTTTTCTGGGCGCCTCGGCAGCGGCGAAAGCAGAACGCTGCGGGATGATTGACATCGGCGGGGGCAGCACAGAAATTGCGATTGGCACACCGGCAGGAATTGAGAGCGCGTTTTCCTGCCAGATGGGTGCGGTAAGACTTTATCGGCGGCTTCGCCTGGATCGGAAAGAGGATATGAAACCGGTAGAGGTGGCAGCGGCGGAAATCCTGGATGAAAAGCTCCGGGAGTATCCCGGACTGGTACTGCCGGAAACCTGGGTCGGTACAGGCGGAACATTTACTACACTGGCGGCAATGGCACTCGGCCAGCCCTGGACAAACCGGACAAACGTGCAGGGGACAGTGATCACCTGTGAAAAGATCCGGGAAATCGGCGAGAAACTTGCCGGGATGAATGTGGAAGAACGGAAGCAGCTGCCGGGACTCCAGCCCAGCCGCGCGGATATCGTGGTTCACGGAATCTGCATTCTGCTGGGGGTCATGGGCAGACTTGGCATGGACCGGATTACGGTTAGCGAATGGGGAAACCTTGATGGATACATCACAAAGAATTACTGCTGTGATTCTTTGTGA
- a CDS encoding ABC transporter ATP-binding protein, whose amino-acid sequence MLELKNISFQVDAEGKDKEIIRNISLTIPDRKLVVVTGPNGGGKSTLAKLIAGIEKPTGGRIFFNGEDITELGVTERAQKGIAYAFQQPVRFKGIRVLDLIRIAAGKTLSISDACEYLSAVGMCARDYVDREVNASLSGGELKRIEIATVLARKAVLSVFDEPEAGIDLWSFRNLTEVFQHMREDIHDSSILIISHQERILEIADEIIVLKDGQVEKQGTRSEVYPNLMINEKAAVCEGPFKVTAKEGTEC is encoded by the coding sequence ATGCTCGAACTGAAAAACATCTCCTTCCAGGTAGACGCGGAAGGAAAGGATAAAGAGATTATCCGGAATATCAGCCTGACAATTCCGGATCGGAAACTGGTTGTGGTAACAGGACCGAACGGGGGCGGAAAATCCACGCTGGCAAAACTGATTGCCGGTATTGAAAAGCCTACCGGCGGCCGTATTTTTTTCAATGGTGAAGACATTACGGAACTGGGTGTGACGGAACGGGCACAGAAGGGCATTGCTTACGCGTTCCAGCAGCCGGTGCGGTTCAAGGGGATCCGGGTGCTGGATCTGATCCGCATCGCGGCCGGGAAAACGCTCTCGATTTCTGACGCCTGTGAATACCTGTCCGCTGTGGGTATGTGTGCCCGGGATTATGTGGACCGGGAAGTGAACGCCAGCCTCTCCGGCGGTGAACTGAAGCGGATCGAGATTGCCACCGTGCTTGCGCGGAAGGCTGTGCTGTCCGTGTTTGACGAGCCGGAAGCCGGTATCGACCTGTGGAGCTTCCGGAACCTGACAGAAGTGTTCCAGCATATGCGGGAAGATATCCATGACAGCTCCATCCTGATTATTTCCCACCAGGAACGGATCCTGGAGATTGCGGATGAAATCATTGTGCTGAAGGACGGCCAGGTGGAGAAGCAGGGGACCCGGAGTGAGGTTTATCCGAACCTGATGATTAACGAAAAGGCGGCCGTATGTGAAGGCCCGTTCAAGGTAACGGCAAAGGAGGGAACGGAATGCTGA
- a CDS encoding SufB/SufD family protein, with product MLKLDEIQKRLLREVADLHGVPEGAYNIRSNSASAGRQSTANIEIVPKEEVSGLEIRIKPGTKNESVHIPVVMTQSGLKEVVYNDFFIGEGADVVIIAGCGIDNCGNQDSQHDGIHRFYVGKNARIRYVEKHYGSGTGSGKRILNPGTEVYMEEGSYAEMEMVQIKGVDDTERTTTAELAAGAKLVVRERLMTHGDQRAISNYVVNLNGEGSSADVVSRSVARDHSFQKFDAKIVGNAACHGHTECDSIIMDEGRILAVPALEANNVDAELVHEAAIGKIAGEQLIKLMSLGLTAAEAEEQIINGFLQ from the coding sequence ATGCTGAAGCTGGATGAGATTCAGAAGCGGCTGCTGCGCGAAGTGGCTGACCTGCACGGAGTACCGGAAGGCGCTTACAACATCCGTTCCAACAGCGCCTCCGCGGGAAGGCAGTCCACGGCCAATATTGAAATTGTACCCAAGGAAGAAGTCAGCGGCCTGGAGATCCGGATCAAGCCCGGAACAAAAAACGAAAGCGTGCATATTCCCGTCGTGATGACCCAGAGCGGACTGAAGGAAGTTGTGTATAACGATTTCTTCATCGGCGAAGGGGCGGACGTAGTGATCATCGCCGGATGCGGCATTGACAACTGCGGCAACCAGGACTCCCAGCATGATGGTATTCACCGTTTCTATGTAGGGAAGAACGCCAGGATCAGGTATGTTGAAAAGCACTACGGATCCGGTACGGGAAGTGGAAAACGCATCCTGAACCCCGGCACGGAAGTGTATATGGAAGAAGGCAGCTATGCCGAAATGGAAATGGTGCAGATCAAGGGCGTGGATGACACGGAACGCACCACCACGGCAGAACTGGCTGCCGGCGCGAAGCTGGTGGTTCGGGAACGCCTGATGACCCATGGGGATCAGCGGGCGATCAGCAACTATGTGGTGAACCTGAACGGCGAAGGCTCCAGTGCGGATGTGGTTTCCCGCTCGGTAGCCCGGGATCACTCCTTCCAGAAGTTTGACGCGAAGATTGTCGGAAACGCCGCCTGCCATGGCCATACGGAATGCGACTCCATCATCATGGATGAAGGACGGATCCTGGCAGTGCCTGCACTGGAAGCAAACAATGTGGACGCGGAACTGGTGCATGAGGCGGCCATTGGCAAGATTGCCGGTGAACAGCTGATCAAGCTGATGAGCCTGGGACTGACAGCGGCGGAGGCAGAAGAACAAATCATTAATGGATTTTTACAGTGA
- a CDS encoding DegV family protein: MEQNYVFMTDSDSDLPFHLKQQYDIPVVYMPYALDGREFFDDLGQMLDHKSYFTAMRNGAVPVTSALNEASYMDYFEPILKEGKDLLFVAFSSKLSCTLQAVYSAREKLLEEYPERKFIVVDTLRISGPMTLLVLKAHELYRAGKSIEEVAGWLEENKLRAQAYFIVDDLKYLKRGGRISATAATVGTMLDLKPIISEAADGTLAASDKIRGHKKAIAFIVDKMLEYAPDPEESPIIVLNADCIEDAQRTKALVEQKLPGANVMIENVGPVIGAHAGPGTIALCFIGTKTQA, from the coding sequence ATGGAACAGAACTACGTTTTTATGACCGACAGCGACAGTGACCTGCCGTTTCACCTGAAACAGCAGTATGATATTCCCGTCGTATACATGCCCTACGCCCTGGATGGAAGGGAATTCTTCGATGACCTCGGTCAGATGCTCGATCACAAGAGCTATTTCACCGCTATGCGCAACGGTGCTGTTCCTGTCACCTCCGCGCTGAATGAAGCGTCCTACATGGATTATTTCGAACCGATCCTCAAAGAAGGCAAGGATCTGCTCTTTGTCGCCTTCTCCAGCAAGCTCAGCTGCACCCTGCAGGCCGTTTACAGTGCCCGTGAAAAGCTGCTGGAAGAGTATCCGGAGCGGAAATTCATCGTCGTGGATACCCTGCGGATTTCCGGCCCCATGACCCTGCTGGTCCTGAAAGCCCATGAGCTGTACCGTGCCGGCAAATCCATTGAGGAAGTCGCCGGCTGGCTGGAGGAGAACAAGCTTCGCGCCCAGGCTTACTTCATCGTTGATGACCTGAAGTACCTCAAGCGCGGCGGACGCATCTCCGCCACTGCTGCCACCGTCGGCACCATGCTGGACCTCAAGCCCATCATTTCCGAAGCGGCAGACGGCACCCTCGCTGCCAGCGATAAGATCCGCGGCCACAAGAAAGCCATCGCCTTCATCGTGGACAAGATGCTGGAGTATGCTCCCGATCCGGAAGAAAGCCCCATCATCGTCCTGAACGCCGATTGCATTGAAGACGCCCAGCGCACCAAGGCCCTGGTAGAGCAGAAGCTCCCCGGCGCCAATGTGATGATCGAGAACGTCGGCCCGGTTATCGGTGCCCATGCCGGCCCCGGCACCATCGCCCTGTGCTTCATCGGCACCAAAACACAGGCCTGA